The region GGGCAGGCCAGCCAGCCTGGCTTCTGGTACGACCAGGAGCGGGTGGAATGGGTCGTGCTGCTGAGTGGCTCGGCGGGCTTGTTGTTCGACGGCGAGGGCGCGCCGCGCAGTCTGCGTCCGGGCGACTACGTGGAGATCCCGGCCCATGCTCGGCATCGCGTCGAATGGACGGACGCCAACGAGGCGACGGTGTGGCTCACAGTGCATGTGGGCGGCAAAGCTGGATGATGCTGGGCGGAGGGCTCGACGCCGTGGGCCTGTGTTCTCGAGAAACGAATTTGACACCTTTTCTTCCAGCCGATTTGGAGACCGCGATTCGATCCCGTTTCGTCCTCGATGCGTCCTGCCAATCCCGAACTCGGATAGCGCCTCGAACCGCCATCTATACCGACCGTCAACCAACCCGGACCAGGAAAGCGGCGATTTCATCTCCGGGCGCCAACGCCCGTCGCATCGCGTGGGCTCGGGGGCTCCATCCCCATCGCCCCACGTCGAAGGCATCCTCTTGCCCGTAGGAAAGCCTTCAATCAGGATCCGTCGCGGGGAGCGACCCGCTCCAATGCGAGAATGGAGGCGTTCGTGGTCCCAACAACCAAGCTGTTCCAGTCGTTGCTGGACCTTCCCGGCGCGGCGGAATGGTTCGGGGTTCTTCAGCCGGCCTGGCTGTCGCTGGATCCGAGAAGTCTCGAGGCCCTGCGCGAGGAGCCGTTGAACCGGCACGGCGCCCTGCGGATCTCGCCGGACCTGACGGAGGTGGACGTCGAAATGTCCCCGGTCCTTCGGAACGCGATTATCCTTCTCGAAGCAGCATCGAAAGGCGACGGGCTGAAGTTGACCGCCACGGGCAATCTCGCCAGGGTGGTCGTCGACGACATGCGGGACCGTTTCGAGTGGCCGGGATATGAAAAGGCGAGCACCCTCGGTCTTTACAAGGTCATCAACGAGCCCGATTTCATGCCTCTGCATTTTATTCGGATCACGGCGGCGCACGCCGGCTTGCTCCGTCGTCGCAAAGGCGCGCTCACGACGACGCCAGCGGCGCGCGAACTCTTATCCCGGCAGCGGTTCGGCCCTCTGCAAGCCATCCTTTTCCATACGGCGCTCTGGCGCCTTGATTTGTCCTACTTCGGCCGCGGGCTGCTCGGCTCTTGGCCACAAGGCGACATCGGCATCGTTCTGTGGTCGCTGAGTATCGCCGCATGGGATTTGCAGACGCCCGAACGGCTTTCGCGGCTTTGCGCCGTTCCGACGGCGGAAGTTGTCGAGCGGGGGATTTGGGACCGCGGCTCTCTGGCCTTCGAGGCCCGCGTCCTGCGGCCACTGTTCTGGTTCGGTCTACTTGAACGCAGCGCGGAGAAGTCCCAGACGCATGAATTGGTCGAAACGCATCTCTATCGGAAATCGCCGCTGTTCGACCGCTTCCTGAAATTCGATGTGGGAATCGCAGCATACTCCGGCGCGGGGAACGCTTGAGCGCTCTCCATTTCCCGGCACCGGACCGGCAACGCCTCGGTCAGCTTGCGCTGCGTGCGAACGCGATGATCGCGCTGCGGCCAAGGGCCCCGCTTCGTCTATTGATCTCGCGTCCGCGCGAAAAGAGGATCATCGTCGGAATGCTTTGGATGCCGAAGCGGGCGGCGATCTCGGGGACGCGCTCGGTGTCGAGCTTGGCGAGGCGCGCCGTCGGCTCAAGGTCGCGCGCGGCGGCCTCGAATTCCGGAGCCATCGCGCGGCACGGCCCGCACCATCCAGCCCAGAAGTCGACCAGAACCGGAAGCTCCGTCTTGCCAATCATTCGATCGAAGTCCTCCGCGCTCCCGAGGTCGGCGGGGTGGCCGTCGAACAGCGGGGCGTGACACCGACCGCAGTTGGGCAGATTGCCGGAATGAAGCTTGGAGTCGGGTGCCTTGTTCAGGCTGCCGCATTGGGGGCAAACGATGATAACGCTCTTATCCAAGATGCAACTCCACTCCGACTCTTGTCTTCCGATTCCAGGACAGCAAGCCTGGGTTCTGGCTATGATCATTTAGGCGCCCCCAAGGACGCAGACCAGAAGCCGCGCAGGCAGCCATTCGCCTTCGCCCTGCGTCTTCATGTCGCCGTGAGCCACTCCCTCAGCTTCGTCCACCGCCGCTTCCGCCCGTGTGTCCGCACGGCGATGGCGAGGGCGCGCCGCTGCCCAACGATCACGACAAGGCGCTTGCCGCGCGTGACCGCCGTGTAAACGAGGTTGCGCGCCAGCATCGTGTAGTGCTGAGTCGCGAGGGTGATGACGACGGCGGGATATTCGGAGCCCTGCGACTTGTGGATCGTCGTCGCATAGGCGGGAACCAGCGTGTCGAGTTCGCCGAATGGGTATTCGACCTCGCGCCCGTCGAAATCGACCCACAGGTTGCCCTCGGTCTGATCGATGCGGAGGATGCGCCCGAGATCGCCGTTGAACACCTCGCGGTCGTAGTCGTTTTCTGTCTGCATTACCTTATCGCCGGGCGCGAAGCTCGACCCGAATCGTTCGACCTTCTCGGCCATGTTCGGGTTGAGCGCCTTCTGGAGATCGGCGTTGAGCGACCGGGCGCCAAGGGCGCCGCGCTGCATCGGGCAGAGGACCTGCACGTCTCCGATGGGGTCGAGGCCGAAGCGCCGGGGAATGCGGTCCCGGACGATCTCGACGACCTTGGCCGCGCCCTTTTCCGGCTCGCCGGCCTCAACGAAATAGAAATCGGACGTCTCCTCGCGCTTGGGCCATTCCGGCATCTCGCCGCGGTTGATGCGGTGGGCATTGACGACGATCCGACTCTCCGCCGCCTGGCGAAAGACCTCGGTCAATCGCGCGACCGGCAGCGCGCCGGACGCGATAACGTCGGCGAGCACCTGCCCCGGCCCCACCGAGGGCAGTTGGTCCACGTCGCCGACGAGCAGGAGCCCGGCTCGCGGCGGGATCGCCTTGAGCACCGAAAACATCAGCGGCGCGTCGACCATGCTCGTCTCATCGAGGACAAGGAGATCGCAGTCGAGGGGATTGTCGGCGTCGCGGCGGAACCCGCCGTTCTTCGGGTCGGTCTCCAGCAGGCGATGGATGGTCTTGGCTTCAAGGCCGGTCTGGTCGGCCATACGCTTGGCCGCGCGACCGGTAGGGGCCGCGAGGAGGAGCTTCGTTCCCTTGGCGGCAAGGATGCGGAGGATGGCGTCGAGCAACGTCGTCTTGCCGACGCCGGGGCCGCCGGTCACGACGGCGACCTTCGAGGCCAGGACCGTCTCGACGGCGGCGCGCTGCGAGGCCGCCAACGTCTTTCCAGTTCGCGCCTCGACCCAGGGGATGGCCTTCGCGGCGTCGATCGTCGGCCACGGCGGCGCCCCTCGGGCCAAGGCCAGCAGCCGGTCGGCGGCGCCGCGCTCGGCAAGGTGCAGGCCGCGCAGGAACACGCAGGGTTTCCCCTCGATCGCGTCGGCGACGGCCTCGCCATCGGCGAGTTCCGCCTTCAGCGCGCGCCGGACGATGCGCTCGTCGACATCCAGCAGGGTGATGGTGAGCTTGACCAGCTCCTCCACCGGCAGGCCGCAGTGGCCTTCGTCCATCGCCTCCTGAAGGGCGTATGAAATCCCCGCCCGGACACGCTGCGGCGCCTCCCGCGCCATGCCCAGCTTCATGGCGATGGCGTCGGCGGTCTTGAACCCGATCCCGCGGATGTCGCGCGCCAGCCGGTAGGGATTTTCCGTCATGACCTGGATGGCGTCGTGGCCGTAGGTCTTGAAGATACGAACAGCTCGCGACGTGCCGACGCCATTGGCGTGCAGGAAGACCATGATGTCGCGCACCGCCTTCTGCTCGGCCCAGCCGGCGACGATCTTTCCGGCGCGGAATTCGCCGATGCCGGAGACCTCCCGCATCCGCTCGGGCTCCGCCTCGATGATCTCGAACGTCTTCTCGCCGAAGGCGGCGACGATCCTCTTGGCGAGCACCGGACCGATGCCCCGCACCATGCCGGAGCCGAGATACTTCTCGATGCCCTCCGCAGTGGTTGGCGGCGTGGTCTTGAGGAAGTCCGCCTTGAACTGTAGCCCGTGAGCTCGGTCGGTGATCCAGACGCCGACGGCGTGGATGAACTCGCCGGCGGAGATCGAGGCCACATGCCCCACGACCGGGACCAGATCTCGCTTGCCTCGGGCCTTCACCTTCAGGACCGCGAAGCCGTTGTCCTCGTTGTGGAAGGTCACCCGCTCGACGGACCCGACGAGGGTTTCCTTGGGCGGGCTCGAGTTGGCTGAAGGCTGCAAACGGAGATTCCGAGGAGGAGCGGCGGCGGCGCCATTATAACAGGCCACCGTCCCTCCTCATCAGACCTCAGCGACTTTCCCGACGTCGAACTCCTCGTTCGCCGAGGAGCGCGCTTAAAACCGTATCCGATAGACCGGTTTTAACCCAAAGCGGCCATCGTCTGTAAGGCTACGGCCTCGTCTGAATGGCGCTCGACTTTCGCGCCTATCTTTTGCACAAACATCATTTGCCGACACGCGGGGTTAGCAACGCGTCTGCTCGGTTAAGATTCTGCTGCATGATGTTGTGTTAATAGGGCGCGGCGTCTTTCGTTAGTTGCCGTCAAAAACCGTCCACTCCCAGCATGCAGCCTCCGGCCTAGCCGGAAGCGGAACTATCTGTGCCGGTTCGGCGTTCATCTGACGGGTTCCGGCTAACGTGCTACGAAGCGGCGGGGCATATGCTCGTTTCCGCAGCCTTGGAGGGGCTTATGTTCCTATCCTTAAAACAATTGCTGAGAATTGGGCTTTTGCTCACCGCCATTGACGCGGCATTCGTCCTCTTTCCGGTGACGGCTCATGCGGGTTCGGGCTTCCGCAGAGCGATGGACGCGGGTGCGGCCGGAGCCAACAGGGTTGCCGTCCTCGTCAACATCGACAAAACAAGACAACAAATGACAGTTTATGTGGATGGGGTAGAAAGATATGAATGGCCGGTATCAACTGGGCGTGCAGGATATTCAACTCCATCGGGAACCTATACTGCCACCTCTATGAACGAAATTTGGTATAGCAAACAGTGGGACAATGCCCCCATGCCCCATTCCATTTTCTTTATAAAGGACGGCCATGCCATCCACGGCAGCTTCGAAGTAAAGAATCTTGGCAGACCCGTCTCGCATGGCTGCGTGCGTATCTCGCCTAAGGATGCCGCCATACTTTATGCGCTGGTGGAGGAGAATGGCCTGGAGAATACGCAGGTAGTGGTGACCGGCGTTACCCCGGGCGGCGAGAATAATGTCGCTGAGGATGAGACAAGTCCGCGCGGCGAGTATAAGGTCGCTAGGGGTCAGACAAGTCCGCGCCGGGTCAGACGCTCAGTTGGTGTTCCTTATTACGATGAATCCCAGGGTTACTATGGATCGCCATGGCCTTGGGCCTATTCACCTTGGTGAAGGCCAACGGCTTATAGGAGACGGCCGCGGAGGCGCTGGGCCCAGTGTTAGTCGCCGATCCCAGGTGCGCGATTGTCGCTTGTTCGCCAACGCGCAAGCTGACAATCTCCGATGTGGCCAGCTTACGCGCGCTAAACGTTTAGAAGTTCGTGCAGATCATCCGGAGTGTCTCGGAAAAGACCCGCAGCTGCTTCCAGACGCGCCACGTCGGCATCGAACTCCGCTCGTTTCTCGCCCGCCAGAGTCAATGCGACTGTGGCCTTCACCTCCTCCACCCATTCGGTGGCTTCGGCATTGACGCCCGCGACGAGCGCCATCATGTCCGCTGGTTCCCGCGCCCTCTCCACTTCACCACTGCCGGCGCTGGCGTTTGCTACGACGACGGGCGGCAGCGGTGGCGTCGTTTCAACCGGAGAAAACATGCGCGCAGCCCCGCTTAAATCGTCAGACCCAGATCCGCCATGAACAATGCCCGCCCTTTCGGCGCGGTCCGCATTGAGAAGGTTTCGGGCGGCGACGATTTCCGCTCGCAACGACTTGGTCAAAATGTCCGGCGGGCCCGCGCGTTGCATCGAGAAGACGTGCGACTTCTTCAGAGCGGCAATCGACTGAGGCTTGGTTCGAAGCTGCTTGCAAAGTGCAGCTACCGGCTCATTGCTCGCTTCGTTCATCGCCGCGACGAAAGCCACGCGGAAAGGCTCAGCGTCAACGAAGATTTTCTCTGCGGCCGCAATCACGCGCGAGAGCGCCGCGTCGTGCTTTGCCCCAAGTGCGGCAGACACGATCGTCGCTCCCGCATCAGTCGACCAGTCCGACGCGAGGGCGTCAGCCCCAACATCCGGCACGCTCAGTTGAGCGCTGAAAGGCGCCGACGCCGCGACCTTTCGCTTGTAGCCGCCATCCGTAAAGAAGTTGATTTTGTCCAAAACTGCCGCGTACTGGCCACGCATCAGCAGCACCGACTTTTTACTGTCCAATCGGCGAAGGGCTTCCGGCGCCATCAGGGGCTCGAGCTCCCACCGCCCTTGCGTCGAGCGACTCGCGCGGGGCATGCCGCCGACAAGGCTGCCGCCGCCGATCGAAGTGCCCCAGCCTTCTCGGCGAATATAATGCTTTCCGATTTCGTCGGCGCAAAATTTGGCGGTGGTTTCGTCGCCGACCCCGATCAGAAGCTTCACGTCCATATTGCCAACGAGCATGTCCCGCGTCGGCTTGCCGTAGCGCACGTCCAATTGGGTTAGGCCTTGCGCAATCACCGCGATCTGAAACCCGTAACCCGCGACGAGCGGCGCGCGGTCTGCGATTTCAGGCATGCGGCCGAACTGGTAAAATTCATCGAGCATCAGGAGGAGCCTATGCGGCTCGTCGAGGCCTGGAAGGCTCCGCAGCAGCACGTCATGAACTTGCTGCACAAGCAGGCGCACGACGGCTTCAATCGAACCAAAATTGCCGACCGGCGTGCCGATCAAGATCGTGAACGGCTTTCGCCGCAGATCCGCGACGTTGAAATCACTGCGGCTCGTCGCATCGTCGACGAGCTTGTTGTTCCATCCATCGAGGGCAGTGACGATATGCGCCTCGAAGGACATGCGCTGCTTTTCTTCGCGGCCAATGTGCTGGCGAAATTTATCCGCCACGAACTCATTCAGGTGGGGCTCGGCGACCAGGATATCTGCCATCACGGCGGCAAGGCTACGGCCTCGGCTCATCATCTTAAGCGCGGATTTTATCGTTCGCTGTCCGCGCATCGTGTCGCTGTCGAGCACATAACCCAAGAGGCCGGCGAAGAGTCCCCGAGCGGTTTCCGCCCAGTAAGAATCTCCTGTCGCCGGCGTGGGAATAAGGCTTCGCGCAATATTCGCCACATCGGTCGCCCTTTCCGGCCAAACCGAAACGAGATCAAGGGGGTTCCAACAGTGCGATTGCGCCGAACCAGGCGAAAACAGGAAAACCCGCTGACCGATGGCCGCACGAGCGGCGCCAATTTCGACCCACATCTCGCGCTTTATGTCCAAGCCGATCAAAGAGCCGCGCCATTCAAGCGCATTTGGGAGCACGAAGCCGACGCCCTTGCCCGCGCGCGTCGGACCGTTCACATAGATGTGACTCGCGCCGCTGTAGCGCACGTCCTTGCCGTTAAAGCGTCCGAGGAAAATCGAGTAGCCGGGTTCGCCGTTCAGCAGATCCGCTTTCCGCAGATCTTTGAGCGTCGCAAGTCTCGAGCCCCCAAGCGGCGGCTTCATCGCGCGAACGCCTTGAACAATCTGCATGGCGATGACGGCGACGACCACGACCGCGATCGTGGCGCCGAGCGTCGCCCGCGCGATCAAATTCTGGACGACTGGATCTCCCCATTCGCTTTCAGCCGCGTGCAGAGGCAACAGGAGTTCGAATCCTCGCGTAAAGCGAAGCCAGAGCAACCAGTTGTGCGTGCGCCAGGCGACCGCCAGCGCGTAAGAGGCTTCCCATAGAAGGAAAGCCGCCGCGAAGGCGCAGAGCGCGCCGAAGAGGTATAGGGGCCAGCGCATCGGTCCTCTCACGCCTTCCCGCCAAAGCCCCGGAAATAAATTTCCGCGACGCCGCGCGTCGGCCGGCGGCGCAACTGAATCACCATCGGTATGACCGAGCGGATATAGTCCATGATTTCCGCCTTGCTCAGCTTTAGGTCTGATTGCAGCGTCATCAGCGCCAGGCGCTCAAAGGCGCCGTAGGAGCTATCGGCATGCAGCGTCGTCAGCGAGCCGGGATGGCCCGTGTTGATGGCCTGCAGGAATGTCGCCGCCTCAGCGCCACGAATCTCGCCCAGAAACAGCCGGTCCGGCCTCAATCGTAGGCTTGATTCCAGCAGGTCTTGCACCGTGACCTGCGTCAAGCCCTGCCCGCCTTTGGAGGCGAGCAAGGATAACCAGTTCGGCTGTGGCGGCTGGAGTTCGCGCGTATCTTCAATCGAGATCACGCGCTCGGCAGCTGGAACTTCTTTAAGGAGCGCGTTCAGAAAGGTCGTCTTGCCCGACGACGTGCCTCCCGAGATGATCATCGTCACGTGGTTCTTGATCGCGAAGGCGAGCGCCTTATGCACGCCCTCAGGCGTCACGTCCTGCAGCAACTCGGCAAGCTCGGTCTCGATCTCCGGATAGTGATTCAGGTCCGCCTTGAGCGGCCCTCTCACCTTCACGTCCTCGAAAGCGCCCATTCGCGCATAGTCTTCAAGGCCGAGATTGGCGATAACCTGCTTGCGGATCGAGAACGCGCCGCCAGAAGGCGCCGCCGGCGCCAGCACACCCTGAAATCTCTCCCCATGCGGCATCGCCGCCGACAACAGAGGCGTCGACGAGTTCACGGATTGCTGGGTGATAGAGGCCACATGTTCCGCCAGCCGCCTTACTGCCGTCTCCGTCAATTCGGGAACCTCGAAGCGCTCCATGGCGGGCTTGCCCAGCGCCTCGACCCACACTTCCCCGGGCCGGTTGGCGCAGATCTCGATGACGTCAGGGTTTTGTAACCAGACCCGAATGGGCTCTGCCGCGTTCCGGAAGAACACCGGCAGGGTCTCCCAAAGCGGAGTTTTGGTCGCGCCGCGGACGTTTGGGATGCTTGAGTTCATAGAGCGCCTCTTTCACAGGGTCCGGATAGAGGTCGGAGAAATCGAGGTCGCGCTTCACAAAGACGAGAATTCTCGTACCCTGATCGACGTAGATCGTCGGCGGAATGTGAATCTCGTCTTTCAGCGCCTCTACGGCCATGCGCGTGATCGCTTGCGAGGTCGACTGGGCCCCGATCTGCCGCGCGCTCAAGAGCACGGAGTTCTGATTGCCCACTATGGGCACGAGCTGGCCCGTCACTGGATCGAGCGCATATTGCGGGCTCGTTGCAAAATTTTGATTTTGGCCGAGCGAGGCGACGAATTGCGCGACGCCGCCGGTGAGGGTCAACAGAGCGGCGTTTCCGAACCTGTCGAGAAAATGCTTGTCCACCTCGCCTGCGAGACCCGAGCGGCCAAGATTATCCGTCCCATAGGATCCGAGCATCAGCGACACGCCGTCGGCGCGCAGCATGCGCGTCCAGATGATCATGACGCGCGACTGCCCCCGGACAATTCCTGAGCGGTATTCGCCCGTGAGCATCGTTCCCTTGGGGATAAGGACCCGACGCCCGTCGAAGGAATAGACGTCTTCGCTCACCGACGCCCTCACATTTCCTGGAAGGTCGGACTGAATGGCGGTTTCCAGCACGCCGGGGATCATGAAGCCCTGCGGCACCAACGCATCGATCCGCGTGTGCTTCACAGCCCGGGCCCGCGTCACGTCATTTTCGGCGTTGCGAAGGAAGCGGCGGTTCGGGTCTTCCTCGTCCCTCTCGGCGCCGGCCCTTGCAGCGGGATCGACCGACGCCGTTCCTTCCCGGTCGTTGATCGCGAGCATGGGCGAACGAAGGCGGGCCTCCAGTTTCGCTTCGGCTTCCTTGCGCAGCCGTTCGAGCTCCGCCAGGCGCCGCGCTTCGCTATCGTCTGGCCTCGGTTCTGTAACGGGCTGAGGGCCAACCACAGCGGCAGGCTGCGGCGCCGGGGGCGCGGGAATCACGAATTTAGCGGATTCGACTTTTGGCGGCGGCCGGTCGAAAGACGCGCCCGGTTGGAGCCTTGCGGTCGCAAATGACTCGTCGCCGGCGTTCTGCGGCTTACTTTGCTTGCGACTCGACGCGTACCACATGAGGGCGATGATGGCGGCGGCAAGAACCGCGACCGCGCCCAGCGCCACATTTGGGTTCGACGACTGGCGCGTGACCGTCTCGTTCGCGAGCCGGCCTTCTTCCTCGAAATCAGCAGCCATGATCCGGCGCTCCTGTTATTGCTGCAAGCTGGCGCTCGGCGCGAGGCCGTTTGAGAGAAAGTTCGTCAAGAAGCCGCCCTCGGGCGCATGGACGGCCTGGATTTCGGGTTGCACATCCGTCTCTTGCGCCCTTGGCGGCGGATCAGGTTCGGCGCGCATGTTGAAGACGCAAGCGGTCGCGGCCCCGTTGCGCATCGTCCATTGACCGGCTGTGCGATCGACGACAATCATCTCGCCCTCGCGCCGGTAGTTCACGAGGGTCTCGGACCGATCGGGATTGACCAGGAAGATGCCGGGAACGTCCCCGGAAAACCGAAAATACGTTTTGGTCCCGTCGTCGAAGACGTGCTCGGGTTTCACGTGCGGCGCGCCTTTGTAGCTGTAATCGAAGTTTCGGATCGCCGAGCTCTCGGCGTTCCGCTTATTGGGGAAGGCTGCAAGCTCGCGCGCCTTCTCCAAGAGCCGCGCGTCCGCTTCTTCGTCCGGATAGGTGAAGCGGACTTTGAACACGACCCGACGATCGTGTCCGCTGCTCGTGCGCAAGATGAACGAATAGATTCGCTTCCTCGTCGTCACGACGGTCATGTTCGTGACCGCATCCGGCTCCAGTGGCTTGATAAAAAGAAATTGCTTCGATTGATCGGGCACCGCCTGCCAGCCAATTGTGTCTCCGAGCGCGACCGTCGCAATTTTCTCGTCGTCATGGAGAACGATGATCGTCGAGACGCCCCGCGTTCCCCAGATCGTGACGACGTTATCCTTCTCGAAAGGCACCGTGCGCAGACGCGAATCTGCCGGAACCGGCAAAGGCGCGCGCTCAGCGGCGGCGGGCGACG is a window of Methylocystis sp. IM3 DNA encoding:
- a CDS encoding L,D-transpeptidase, giving the protein MLVSAALEGLMFLSLKQLLRIGLLLTAIDAAFVLFPVTAHAGSGFRRAMDAGAAGANRVAVLVNIDKTRQQMTVYVDGVERYEWPVSTGRAGYSTPSGTYTATSMNEIWYSKQWDNAPMPHSIFFIKDGHAIHGSFEVKNLGRPVSHGCVRISPKDAAILYALVEENGLENTQVVVTGVTPGGENNVAEDETSPRGEYKVARGQTSPRRVRRSVGVPYYDESQGYYGSPWPWAYSPW
- the virB10 gene encoding type IV secretion system protein VirB10 — translated: MAADFEEEGRLANETVTRQSSNPNVALGAVAVLAAAIIALMWYASSRKQSKPQNAGDESFATARLQPGASFDRPPPKVESAKFVIPAPPAPQPAAVVGPQPVTEPRPDDSEARRLAELERLRKEAEAKLEARLRSPMLAINDREGTASVDPAARAGAERDEEDPNRRFLRNAENDVTRARAVKHTRIDALVPQGFMIPGVLETAIQSDLPGNVRASVSEDVYSFDGRRVLIPKGTMLTGEYRSGIVRGQSRVMIIWTRMLRADGVSLMLGSYGTDNLGRSGLAGEVDKHFLDRFGNAALLTLTGGVAQFVASLGQNQNFATSPQYALDPVTGQLVPIVGNQNSVLLSARQIGAQSTSQAITRMAVEALKDEIHIPPTIYVDQGTRILVFVKRDLDFSDLYPDPVKEALYELKHPKRPRRDQNSALGDPAGVLPERGRAHSGLVTKP
- the virB11 gene encoding P-type DNA transfer ATPase VirB11, coding for MFFRNAAEPIRVWLQNPDVIEICANRPGEVWVEALGKPAMERFEVPELTETAVRRLAEHVASITQQSVNSSTPLLSAAMPHGERFQGVLAPAAPSGGAFSIRKQVIANLGLEDYARMGAFEDVKVRGPLKADLNHYPEIETELAELLQDVTPEGVHKALAFAIKNHVTMIISGGTSSGKTTFLNALLKEVPAAERVISIEDTRELQPPQPNWLSLLASKGGQGLTQVTVQDLLESSLRLRPDRLFLGEIRGAEAATFLQAINTGHPGSLTTLHADSSYGAFERLALMTLQSDLKLSKAEIMDYIRSVIPMVIQLRRRPTRGVAEIYFRGFGGKA
- a CDS encoding TrbG/VirB9 family P-type conjugative transfer protein → MTKVLLASLLLAAVLSSPAAAERAPLPVPADSRLRTVPFEKDNVVTIWGTRGVSTIIVLHDDEKIATVALGDTIGWQAVPDQSKQFLFIKPLEPDAVTNMTVVTTRKRIYSFILRTSSGHDRRVVFKVRFTYPDEEADARLLEKARELAAFPNKRNAESSAIRNFDYSYKGAPHVKPEHVFDDGTKTYFRFSGDVPGIFLVNPDRSETLVNYRREGEMIVVDRTAGQWTMRNGAATACVFNMRAEPDPPPRAQETDVQPEIQAVHAPEGGFLTNFLSNGLAPSASLQQ
- the trxA gene encoding thioredoxin, whose product is MDKSVIIVCPQCGSLNKAPDSKLHSGNLPNCGRCHAPLFDGHPADLGSAEDFDRMIGKTELPVLVDFWAGWCGPCRAMAPEFEAAARDLEPTARLAKLDTERVPEIAARFGIQSIPTMILFSRGREINRRSGALGRSAIIAFARSAS
- a CDS encoding type IV secretory system conjugative DNA transfer family protein, producing MVVAVIAMQIVQGVRAMKPPLGGSRLATLKDLRKADLLNGEPGYSIFLGRFNGKDVRYSGASHIYVNGPTRAGKGVGFVLPNALEWRGSLIGLDIKREMWVEIGAARAAIGQRVFLFSPGSAQSHCWNPLDLVSVWPERATDVANIARSLIPTPATGDSYWAETARGLFAGLLGYVLDSDTMRGQRTIKSALKMMSRGRSLAAVMADILVAEPHLNEFVADKFRQHIGREEKQRMSFEAHIVTALDGWNNKLVDDATSRSDFNVADLRRKPFTILIGTPVGNFGSIEAVVRLLVQQVHDVLLRSLPGLDEPHRLLLMLDEFYQFGRMPEIADRAPLVAGYGFQIAVIAQGLTQLDVRYGKPTRDMLVGNMDVKLLIGVGDETTAKFCADEIGKHYIRREGWGTSIGGGSLVGGMPRASRSTQGRWELEPLMAPEALRRLDSKKSVLLMRGQYAAVLDKINFFTDGGYKRKVAASAPFSAQLSVPDVGADALASDWSTDAGATIVSAALGAKHDAALSRVIAAAEKIFVDAEPFRVAFVAAMNEASNEPVAALCKQLRTKPQSIAALKKSHVFSMQRAGPPDILTKSLRAEIVAARNLLNADRAERAGIVHGGSGSDDLSGAARMFSPVETTPPLPPVVVANASAGSGEVERAREPADMMALVAGVNAEATEWVEEVKATVALTLAGEKRAEFDADVARLEAAAGLFRDTPDDLHELLNV
- the recD2 gene encoding SF1B family DNA helicase RecD2 gives rise to the protein MQPSANSSPPKETLVGSVERVTFHNEDNGFAVLKVKARGKRDLVPVVGHVASISAGEFIHAVGVWITDRAHGLQFKADFLKTTPPTTAEGIEKYLGSGMVRGIGPVLAKRIVAAFGEKTFEIIEAEPERMREVSGIGEFRAGKIVAGWAEQKAVRDIMVFLHANGVGTSRAVRIFKTYGHDAIQVMTENPYRLARDIRGIGFKTADAIAMKLGMAREAPQRVRAGISYALQEAMDEGHCGLPVEELVKLTITLLDVDERIVRRALKAELADGEAVADAIEGKPCVFLRGLHLAERGAADRLLALARGAPPWPTIDAAKAIPWVEARTGKTLAASQRAAVETVLASKVAVVTGGPGVGKTTLLDAILRILAAKGTKLLLAAPTGRAAKRMADQTGLEAKTIHRLLETDPKNGGFRRDADNPLDCDLLVLDETSMVDAPLMFSVLKAIPPRAGLLLVGDVDQLPSVGPGQVLADVIASGALPVARLTEVFRQAAESRIVVNAHRINRGEMPEWPKREETSDFYFVEAGEPEKGAAKVVEIVRDRIPRRFGLDPIGDVQVLCPMQRGALGARSLNADLQKALNPNMAEKVERFGSSFAPGDKVMQTENDYDREVFNGDLGRILRIDQTEGNLWVDFDGREVEYPFGELDTLVPAYATTIHKSQGSEYPAVVITLATQHYTMLARNLVYTAVTRGKRLVVIVGQRRALAIAVRTHGRKRRWTKLREWLTAT